The proteins below come from a single Sorghum bicolor cultivar BTx623 chromosome 4, Sorghum_bicolor_NCBIv3, whole genome shotgun sequence genomic window:
- the LOC8075177 gene encoding transcription factor MYB41, which translates to MGRAPCCDSTKGLKKGPWTPEEDKLLVDYIQTNGHGSWRLLPKLAGLNRCGKSCRLRWTNYLRPDIKRGPFTPEEQKSIVQLHAIVGNKWSMIAAQLPGRTDNEIKNYWNTHLKKQLRRMGLDEPPPGPAAGSPAARHMAQWETARLQAEARLSLLATASSSSGATATATTAAATTSASSSSTVDLKACCAKPADIFLRLWSSDIGDSFRRSRKTAAAAPAVPALLPPAPVVVKRKQDAMMIKQEAQAPLLGPVGDDSSAASNETEVAEALEEYQMFLDFAGEELGLFHGRHGGFSLFPPLDVLAEASLDTAFK; encoded by the exons ATGGGGAGGGCGCCGTGCTGCGACAGTACCAAGGGCCTCAAGAAGGGCCCCTGGACGCCGGAGGAGGACAAGCTCCTCGTCGACTACATCCAGACCAACGGCCATGGCAGCTGGCGCCTGCTTCCCAAGCTCGCAG GGCTGAACCGGTGCGGCAAGAGCTGCCGGCTGCGGTGGACCAACTACCTCCGGCCGGACATCAAGCGCGGGCCCTTCACGCCTGAGGAGCAGAAGTCCATCGTCCAGCTCCACGCCATCGTCGGCAACAA GTGGTCCATGATCGCGGCGCAGCTCCCTGGCCGGACGGACAACGAGATCAAGAACTACTGGAACACGCACCTCAAGAAGCAGCTGCGCCGGATGGGCCTCGACGAGCCACCGCCAGGCCCGGCCGCCGGCAGCCCCGCCGCGCGCCACATGGCGCAGTGGGAGACGGCTAGGCTCCAGGCCGAGGCGCGCCTCTCCCTCCTCGCCACCGCCTCCTCGTCTTCCGGCGCCACCGCGACTgcgaccaccgccgccgccaccacctccgCGTCCTCGTCCTCCACCGTCGACTTGAAGGCCTGCTGCGCCAAACCCGCGGACATCTTCCTGCGCCTGTGGAGCTCGGACATCGGGGACTCCTTCCGCCGCAGCCGCAagacggccgcggcggcgccggcggtgcCCGCGCTTCTTCCTCCGGCGCCTGTCGTCGTCAAGAGGAAGCAGGACGCGATGATGATCAAGCAGGAGGCGCAGGCGCCGCTGCTCGGTCCCGTCGGGGACGACTCCTCGGCGGCGTCCAACGAGACGGAGGTGGCGGAGGCGCTGGAGGAGTACCAGATGTTCCTCGACTTCGCCGGCGAAGAGCTGGGACTGTTCCACGGCCGGCACGGCGGCTTCTCGCTGTTCCCGCCGCTCGACGTGCTCGCCGAGGCGTCCCTGGACACGGCGTTCAAGTGA
- the LOC110434853 gene encoding uncharacterized protein LOC110434853, whose amino-acid sequence MRSMGRRRLGTAALVALVAACLLYCGAAAAGAGPMTTDLGGAPLLRAAPCDRTLGQCAVGSEEEQEVGGGGDALLRRALAARQPTNRYISLCRSPTSIAAPPMEGSPTRSSTVGVGFLRYRVAIQIRSYGDDARG is encoded by the coding sequence ATGCGATCCATGGGTCGTCGTCGCCTCGGCACCGCGGCGCTCGTGGCCCTCGTCGCGGCCTGCCTCCTGTACTGCGGCGCggcggccgccggcgccgggccGATGACGACGGACCTCGGCGGGGCGCCGCTGCTGCGGGCGGCGCCGTGCGACAGGACGCTGGGGCAGTGCGCGGTGGGgagcgaggaggagcaggaggtgGGCGGTGGCGGCGACGCGCTCCTGCGGCGGGCGctggcggcgcgacagccgacCAACCGGTACATCAGCTTGTGCAGGTCGCCCACCTCCATCGCCGCCCCGCCGATGGAGGGCAGCCCGACGCGGTCCTCCACGGTCGGGGTTGGTTTTCTGCGATACAGAGTTGCGATACAGATACGGAGTTACGGAGATGATGCGCGAGGCTGA